The region GTGCCCGTTGCCCGCTCCTCGCGCTCTGCCCCAGCGCGAAAAAATTCCGGTAGGGCGGACCTTTATGGTCCGCTTGTGTAGGGCGGATCTTTATGATCCGCCGGCGCGCCGTAAAGGCGCGCCCCACATCATCGGAAAAATGCAGGCTGAAAAAGCACGCGCCGCATCACGCCGCGCAGCGCGATGCCTCGGTCGATCGTGCCGATGCCGTAACCGATCGCGCGGCTGGCGTGTTCGGGATTTTCTCCAGCGCGGCGCACGACGACGTTGAACAGCCATGCGCTCTTGGCGAGGTTCTTCAGCACGCGTCCGGCGCCCAAGTACCCGCCGACCTTCTCGCGCCATTCTCGTTCGTGGCTGCGGAGTGCGTACGCCGAGACATCGCCGTCTCGCAAGGCCGCAAGCGCAGATCGCGCAGCGCTCCGCCCTGAGACAAGCGCAGTGTAGATACCCTCTCCGGTCAACGGATCCACGAGCGATGCCGCGTCGCCCGCAAGCATGACGCCGTCGAAGACCGTCCGCCGGCGCGCGCTTGAAACGGGCAGCGGCCAACCGATGGCCCGACCGACCGGCCGCGCATGACGGAAGCGCGCGGCGACCGCCGGGGCAGAACCGATAAAATCATTCAGAATGTCGCGCAGTTTGCGTCCGGTTCGACGAAGCTCCCCAAAATAGACGCCGACGCCGACGTTGGCCGATCGCTCGCCGGTGGGGAAGACCCAGCCATACCCTGGCAGCAGCTCACGATCGTAATAATGGATCTCCATGTCGTCGCGCAATCCGTCTACGTCGTCGAAATAGCCGCGCAGCGCGTAACCGATGTGGCGCGGCCCGTTTTCGCGCAACCCGAGCGACTTCGCGATGACAGAGTGCGCGCCGTCCGCGCCGATGACGACGCGCGCAGGCACGTGCGAGGTGCCGGCACCATCTTGGATTTCAACACCGCCTACTCGGCCTCGCTCGCGGAGCAGCCCGGTGACGGTCACGCCTTCGCGCAGACTGGCGCCCGCGCGAACCGCTGCGCGTGCTACGTGCGCATCGAGCTCAGCACGTGGAACGATCCACGATTCGAGTCGCGCTCCGTCGGACCCAAGCGGCGGTTCGGCGCGAAACGACCGCCCGTCCGGCCCCGATATCAGACCACCGTATGTCTTGCGCGCC is a window of Candidatus Eremiobacteraceae bacterium DNA encoding:
- a CDS encoding geranylgeranyl reductase family protein, giving the protein MPADVVVVGAGPAGSAAAHALATAGAEVLLLDRCVFPRDKSCGDGVAPHAVDMLRDMGVSFDQFAGPARKTYGGLISGPDGRSFRAEPPLGSDGARLESWIVPRAELDAHVARAAVRAGASLREGVTVTGLLRERGRVGGVEIQDGAGTSHVPARVVIGADGAHSVIAKSLGLRENGPRHIGYALRGYFDDVDGLRDDMEIHYYDRELLPGYGWVFPTGERSANVGVGVYFGELRRTGRKLRDILNDFIGSAPAVAARFRHARPVGRAIGWPLPVSSARRRTVFDGVMLAGDAASLVDPLTGEGIYTALVSGRSAARSALAALRDGDVSAYALRSHEREWREKVGGYLGAGRVLKNLAKSAWLFNVVVRRAGENPEHASRAIGYGIGTIDRGIALRGVMRRVLFQPAFFR